The following proteins come from a genomic window of Gimesia chilikensis:
- the leuB gene encoding 3-isopropylmalate dehydrogenase, whose product MEARITLLPGDGIGPEIVAQAKRVIDTVADKYGHQFETPSCPMGGNAIDDFGDPLPPQTLETCQASQAILLGAVGGPKWDDPTAKTRPEAGLLKIRKELGLFANLRPIKPYSELLDASPLKREIIEGTDILFFRELTGGIYFGESGRMESPDGEKAYSMMTYTTSEIARIVRLAAESARNRRGKLTSVDKANVLEVSRLWRQVAADVIKNEFPDIEYEVVLVDAMAMHLISRPSDFDVVVTGNMFGDILTDEGSMLPGSLGLLPSASLGSDGPGLYEPIHGSAPDIAGKGIANPLATILATAMLLRHSLNLETEAAAVEEAVARVVAAGHRTADIAAGGKSISTSEMGDLVIQELTA is encoded by the coding sequence GTGGAAGCTCGGATTACCCTATTACCCGGCGATGGTATCGGGCCGGAAATTGTTGCACAGGCCAAGCGAGTTATTGATACGGTTGCCGATAAGTATGGCCACCAGTTCGAAACTCCCTCCTGCCCGATGGGCGGCAATGCCATCGATGATTTCGGCGATCCGCTGCCTCCACAGACTCTGGAGACCTGCCAGGCCTCACAGGCGATCCTCCTGGGAGCCGTCGGTGGTCCTAAATGGGACGATCCAACCGCGAAAACACGTCCCGAAGCTGGTTTGCTGAAAATTCGTAAGGAACTGGGGCTGTTCGCGAATCTGCGTCCGATTAAGCCTTACAGTGAGTTGCTCGACGCTTCACCGCTCAAACGGGAAATTATCGAAGGCACCGATATCCTCTTTTTCCGTGAACTAACCGGCGGGATTTACTTTGGTGAGTCTGGCCGCATGGAATCTCCAGATGGCGAAAAAGCATACAGCATGATGACCTACACAACGTCGGAAATCGCCCGTATCGTCCGCCTGGCTGCAGAATCGGCCCGTAATCGGCGGGGTAAGCTGACCTCCGTCGACAAAGCGAACGTGCTGGAAGTCTCTCGTCTCTGGCGTCAGGTTGCCGCCGACGTGATCAAGAACGAGTTTCCGGATATCGAATACGAAGTGGTTCTCGTCGATGCAATGGCCATGCACCTGATCTCGCGACCTTCCGATTTTGATGTTGTCGTCACTGGAAACATGTTTGGCGACATCCTTACTGACGAAGGATCGATGCTGCCCGGTTCGCTGGGACTGCTCCCCTCTGCATCACTGGGCTCCGATGGCCCCGGCCTGTACGAGCCGATTCATGGTTCCGCACCGGATATCGCCGGCAAAGGGATTGCGAACCCGCTGGCGACGATTCTGGCTACCGCCATGCTGCTGCGACATTCACTCAACCTGGAAACGGAAGCTGCTGCCGTCGAAGAGGCTGTTGCCCGGGTTGTGGCTGCAGGACATCGCACTGCAGATATTGCCGCCGGTGGTAAGAGCATTTCGACCAGTGAGATGGGCGACCTTGTCATTCAGGAACTGACTGCCTGA
- a CDS encoding hydroxypyruvate isomerase family protein: MHSPISRRNMLQTSGVLAATALGLSAAHASSSKTLKGNINQSVVHWCFKKYWDIDKTAQVASQLGIKSVELTPAENWKTLQKHGLTCAIASSHGFKVGFNNPDNWDQCIEILRKRIDECAAGGVKNVITFTGMRDGISDDEGAKNCVAGLKKIIGYAEKNNVNLCLEMLNSRDSSHPMKGHPGYHGDHTDYCIDIIKQVGSDRMKLLFDIYHVQIMDGDVIRRLHEHKDYIGHVHTAGNPGRGELDMKQEINYPPIMQALLDIGYQGFVGQEFIPTRDPYEGLKEAVILCDV; the protein is encoded by the coding sequence ATGCACTCACCCATCAGTCGTCGAAACATGCTGCAGACATCAGGCGTGCTGGCAGCAACTGCGCTCGGGCTTTCGGCGGCCCATGCTTCTTCTTCCAAAACACTTAAGGGAAATATCAATCAGTCAGTCGTTCACTGGTGCTTCAAGAAGTACTGGGACATCGACAAAACGGCCCAGGTCGCCAGTCAGCTGGGAATCAAAAGTGTAGAACTGACGCCAGCCGAGAACTGGAAGACACTCCAGAAACATGGTTTAACCTGTGCGATCGCATCCAGCCATGGATTCAAAGTCGGATTCAACAACCCGGATAACTGGGATCAATGTATTGAAATTCTGCGTAAGCGAATCGATGAATGTGCCGCGGGCGGTGTCAAAAATGTGATCACTTTCACCGGTATGCGGGACGGTATCAGCGATGATGAAGGAGCGAAGAACTGCGTTGCCGGCTTGAAAAAGATCATCGGTTATGCCGAGAAGAATAATGTGAATCTCTGCCTGGAAATGCTGAATTCACGGGACAGCAGCCATCCCATGAAAGGGCATCCCGGTTATCATGGGGATCATACAGATTACTGTATTGATATCATCAAGCAGGTCGGTTCAGACCGAATGAAGCTGCTGTTTGATATCTACCATGTCCAGATCATGGACGGGGACGTGATCCGTCGCCTGCACGAACATAAGGACTACATCGGTCACGTGCACACAGCCGGGAATCCGGGGCGTGGCGAACTGGATATGAAACAGGAAATCAATTATCCGCCAATCATGCAGGCGCTGCTCGATATTGGCTATCAGGGGTTTGTCGGACAGGAATTCATTCCAACGCGCGATCCTTACGAGGGCCTGAAAGAAGCCGTCATTCTATGTGACGTCTAA
- a CDS encoding ABC transporter permease subunit, whose product MFQGTFALFHRALAVDFRLMRTHLFRFLFAILILFCLFSAQMSSSLMGAAGLALFGQIVYLNFVFILIAGISFFATAITEEKEEETIGLLLMAGVNPVSLLLGKMLPRLIAALLLLSIQFPFTLLAITLGGVMFSQVLAAYIALAAFLFLVANLGLLCSVISARSRTASTLVFIGLVTYFLGVPLFELLRTAAINENWISGNFFPVKVAGIILEWIYDSSVIKQVTTILSTGFNETAWGYQFWSNLLFGLFLFGVANWLFTRFALLEQSSTPERRLVAKKKRSMFSPGRAWPQALMWKDFFFVHGGYGMSLIKFIAYGMALFSLCTFFGYTTRSYSIQEIGMTMFWTMLIVILIEISLISARIFHVEIQWKTLVSTAMLPESMAKIAYTKVLGSLLSILPAFFYLSLGVLFSLREMRYDSGLVFAEPGFWMMCTEILFFWHLTAFLSTYIKWGALPLSFFIMWMGNTFFFVSVSLLSLGTGAPDMDGLSVALTFMMMIGIVAFHYLIKERLVHLASQ is encoded by the coding sequence ATGTTTCAGGGAACCTTTGCGCTGTTTCACCGTGCGTTGGCAGTCGACTTTCGTCTGATGCGCACACACCTGTTTCGCTTCCTGTTTGCGATTCTGATCCTGTTCTGCCTCTTCTCTGCCCAGATGAGCAGTTCCCTGATGGGGGCTGCTGGTCTGGCTTTGTTCGGACAGATCGTCTATCTGAATTTTGTGTTTATCCTGATTGCAGGCATCAGCTTCTTCGCAACAGCGATCACCGAAGAAAAGGAAGAAGAGACCATCGGGCTGCTATTGATGGCAGGGGTTAACCCGGTCTCACTGTTGCTGGGAAAAATGCTGCCCCGCCTGATTGCCGCCCTGTTACTGCTCTCGATTCAGTTCCCGTTTACCTTACTCGCAATCACGCTCGGCGGTGTAATGTTCTCGCAGGTCCTTGCCGCCTATATCGCGCTCGCAGCCTTCCTGTTTCTGGTCGCGAACCTGGGCCTGTTGTGTTCTGTGATCAGCGCACGTTCGCGGACGGCTTCCACCCTGGTCTTTATCGGCCTGGTTACGTACTTTCTGGGTGTCCCTCTGTTTGAACTGCTACGAACTGCGGCCATCAATGAAAACTGGATCTCCGGAAATTTCTTCCCTGTGAAAGTCGCGGGGATTATTCTCGAATGGATCTACGATTCCTCAGTGATCAAACAGGTTACGACCATCCTGTCGACCGGCTTCAACGAGACGGCCTGGGGATACCAGTTCTGGAGCAATTTGTTGTTTGGACTGTTCCTGTTTGGTGTGGCGAACTGGTTGTTCACCCGCTTTGCGTTGCTCGAACAGTCTTCTACTCCCGAACGCAGACTCGTCGCGAAAAAGAAACGCAGTATGTTTTCGCCGGGGCGTGCCTGGCCTCAGGCACTGATGTGGAAAGACTTCTTTTTTGTCCACGGCGGCTATGGTATGAGCCTGATCAAATTCATTGCCTACGGAATGGCTTTGTTCTCTCTCTGTACTTTTTTTGGTTATACCACGCGTAGCTATTCCATCCAGGAAATCGGAATGACGATGTTCTGGACCATGTTGATTGTCATTCTGATTGAAATCAGCCTGATCTCGGCGCGGATCTTTCATGTGGAAATCCAGTGGAAAACGCTGGTCTCCACGGCGATGCTCCCTGAGTCGATGGCGAAGATAGCATATACGAAAGTGCTGGGATCTCTGCTGAGTATCCTGCCGGCCTTCTTCTATCTGTCATTGGGTGTGTTGTTCAGCCTCAGAGAAATGCGTTACGATTCCGGCCTGGTCTTTGCCGAACCCGGGTTCTGGATGATGTGTACCGAGATCCTGTTTTTCTGGCATCTGACGGCTTTTCTGTCCACCTATATTAAATGGGGTGCATTGCCCCTTTCGTTCTTCATCATGTGGATGGGTAACACCTTTTTCTTCGTTTCAGTCAGTTTACTTTCCCTGGGAACAGGGGCGCCTGATATGGATGGACTTTCCGTCGCGTTAACGTTTATGATGATGATTGGTATTGTTGCTTTTCATTATCTGATCAAAGAACGTTTGGTCCATCTGGCTTCACAATAA
- a CDS encoding ABC transporter ATP-binding protein codes for MINDQQNHPPVINIENVSHSFKGHRALQGISFQVHPQSLHGFVGPNGAGKTTTLKIICTLLQPQAGKVAVFGHDVRTAVKEIRRRIGFMPDHFSTYRQMTVFEYLDFFGAAYGLKQEQRDQVINDVLTLTDMDGRRDSLISGLSRGMQQRVSLARVLVNDPDLLLLDEPASGLDPRARIELMEILQELKRMGKTIFISSHILSELAELCDSVTIIDRGLIKYSGSMDGLLNYEQEHPVYKITLESEPDAIIAALANEPGIVSVEKTPKPREMRVTFDMTILNSSALLSKIIALNGVIDSFQRDKKHLNQAFLDLTEQGVR; via the coding sequence ATGATAAATGACCAACAGAATCATCCGCCTGTCATCAATATTGAGAATGTCTCGCATTCCTTCAAAGGGCATCGTGCACTTCAGGGAATCAGTTTTCAGGTTCACCCACAATCCCTGCATGGTTTCGTAGGGCCGAATGGTGCCGGCAAGACGACGACACTCAAAATCATCTGTACGCTGCTGCAACCTCAGGCAGGCAAAGTCGCCGTTTTTGGGCATGACGTGCGTACCGCCGTCAAAGAGATTCGGCGGCGAATCGGTTTCATGCCCGATCATTTCAGTACTTACCGACAGATGACTGTCTTCGAATATCTGGACTTCTTTGGGGCTGCTTATGGCTTAAAGCAGGAACAGCGCGACCAGGTCATCAATGATGTGCTGACGTTAACAGACATGGATGGCCGCAGAGATTCGCTGATCAGTGGACTGTCGCGGGGTATGCAGCAGCGGGTGAGTCTGGCGCGGGTGCTGGTGAATGATCCCGACTTGCTGTTGTTAGACGAACCTGCTTCCGGCCTGGATCCTCGTGCCCGGATTGAGTTAATGGAAATTCTCCAGGAACTGAAGCGAATGGGCAAAACGATTTTCATCAGTTCACATATCCTCAGTGAGCTCGCTGAGTTGTGCGACAGTGTAACCATTATTGACCGAGGATTGATTAAATACAGCGGATCCATGGATGGTCTGCTGAATTATGAACAGGAACATCCCGTCTATAAAATCACCCTTGAATCGGAACCGGATGCAATCATCGCAGCTCTGGCAAATGAACCCGGAATCGTCAGTGTCGAAAAGACACCCAAGCCACGGGAAATGCGGGTGACCTTTGATATGACGATCCTCAATTCCAGTGCGCTGCTTTCTAAAATCATCGCACTCAATGGAGTCATTGATTCCTTCCAGCGCGACAAGAAGCACTTGAACCAGGCGTTTCTGGATCTCACAGAGCAGGGGGTACGCTGA
- a CDS encoding ABC transporter permease, which translates to MKSRGFQLGLPLLSKELTELANRRRTYIIRTIYALLFLGFVGFIYIDLMSGLQNNPMAILGRGRDIFEAMIYLQFIAIYLFLPAISCSVITHEKERNSLGLLLITRLSPGTIILEKYLGRLITMLTFLTLGLPILAFAYALGGVSPAMFISGIWFLLMTMLQVAALGVLCSSFFRSTVGAFIATYVFGFFMLFGPIIVYELNLFYYRELFHVFSQVLQNIPALSNLLGNWGRSSELNLFLFGPYLFDLCSRTTGISAILGPLILSIPMLTVTLMFLIMAHYFLVRRAFLTPRNLLLNMFRKLDSQFSKINDNRVTRGIVLVQDDVKLPEDDPIAWRETSKKSLGTFRYLFRILVALEVPILFLCILIATGSPEPVVPGAVMLLWGVWILTTLLLAVSATSLIAGERSHETLDVLLTAPLSGREILRQKIAGVRRLCLVLLIPLLTIVLFETWWKMEYHLAGYSINFYRHTNYSTRWFAYFTGSMLTISIYLPMLIYLFCWIGMKIKSQTKAILTALGGVILWCLSPFILAFPLFVLNPSMNEDSVIYGVLLGPASFIVVNEIAEFREFGSIWIPLILNSLIYGCLCFWFRHLCLGHIDERLGRLGDTPEQDYVPPAPPSESKPVLSSSLEG; encoded by the coding sequence ATGAAATCCAGAGGATTCCAACTCGGGCTTCCGCTGCTCTCCAAAGAGCTGACAGAACTGGCCAACCGCCGTAGAACTTACATCATCCGCACCATTTATGCGCTGCTGTTCCTCGGTTTTGTCGGTTTTATTTACATTGATCTGATGTCGGGACTTCAAAATAACCCGATGGCCATTCTGGGGCGGGGCCGCGATATCTTCGAGGCGATGATCTATCTGCAGTTTATCGCCATTTATCTCTTCCTGCCCGCGATTTCCTGTAGCGTGATCACCCACGAAAAAGAGCGCAACAGTCTGGGGCTGTTACTGATTACTCGACTGAGTCCCGGGACCATCATTCTCGAAAAGTACCTGGGGCGTTTAATTACGATGCTCACGTTTCTGACTCTGGGACTCCCGATTCTGGCTTTCGCCTATGCCCTGGGTGGGGTTTCGCCGGCGATGTTCATCAGCGGGATCTGGTTTCTGCTCATGACAATGCTGCAGGTCGCGGCTTTAGGCGTTCTCTGCTCCAGTTTCTTTCGCAGTACGGTTGGTGCCTTTATTGCGACCTATGTGTTTGGTTTTTTCATGCTGTTTGGGCCGATCATCGTCTACGAACTGAATCTGTTTTATTACCGGGAACTGTTTCACGTTTTTTCACAGGTGCTGCAAAATATACCGGCTTTGAGTAATCTGCTGGGAAACTGGGGACGCTCGTCTGAATTGAACCTGTTCCTGTTCGGCCCTTACCTGTTTGATCTGTGCTCCCGTACGACCGGTATCTCCGCGATCCTGGGACCACTCATTTTGAGTATTCCCATGCTGACAGTCACGCTGATGTTTCTGATCATGGCCCATTACTTTCTCGTGCGACGTGCCTTCCTGACGCCGCGAAATCTGCTGTTAAACATGTTCAGGAAGCTGGACTCGCAGTTCAGTAAAATTAATGACAATCGCGTGACACGGGGAATCGTACTGGTGCAGGATGATGTAAAGCTGCCCGAGGATGATCCCATTGCCTGGCGGGAAACCTCCAAGAAATCACTGGGCACGTTTCGTTACCTGTTTCGCATCCTGGTTGCGCTGGAAGTCCCCATTCTGTTTTTGTGTATCTTAATTGCCACCGGTAGTCCGGAACCGGTGGTTCCCGGGGCGGTCATGTTGCTGTGGGGTGTCTGGATTCTGACGACGCTGCTGCTCGCAGTTTCAGCGACCAGTCTGATTGCAGGGGAGCGTTCTCACGAAACACTCGATGTCCTGCTCACGGCGCCTCTCTCGGGGAGAGAAATTCTGAGACAAAAAATCGCCGGCGTCAGAAGGCTCTGCCTGGTGCTGTTGATTCCCCTGTTGACCATCGTGTTGTTTGAAACCTGGTGGAAAATGGAGTATCACCTGGCCGGCTATTCCATAAACTTTTACCGACACACCAATTACTCGACACGCTGGTTCGCTTACTTTACCGGTTCGATGCTGACGATTTCGATCTACCTGCCGATGTTGATTTATCTGTTCTGCTGGATCGGGATGAAAATCAAATCCCAGACGAAAGCCATCCTGACGGCTCTGGGGGGCGTCATTCTCTGGTGTTTGTCACCGTTCATCCTGGCGTTTCCACTTTTTGTATTAAATCCCTCAATGAATGAAGACTCCGTGATCTACGGCGTTCTACTGGGACCGGCTTCTTTTATCGTGGTGAATGAAATCGCTGAATTTCGTGAATTCGGTTCGATCTGGATTCCTCTCATCCTTAATTCCCTGATCTATGGCTGCCTATGTTTCTGGTTTCGCCACTTGTGTCTCGGGCACATTGATGAGAGACTGGGGCGGTTGGGGGACACGCCTGAACAGGATTATGTTCCTCCCGCACCACCGAGTGAATCGAAACCAGTATTGAGTTCTTCCCTGGAAGGATAG
- a CDS encoding ABC transporter ATP-binding protein: protein MSIQPPMVEVKNLWVRYGKYEAVKGISFTIPKGEVFGFIGPNGAGKSSTIKVLATLQREYECDAVKINGVSVHKAPHLIREMIGYMPDFFGVYEDLTAREYLHFFAAAYRINRSRRKAIVDDVLELTDLTAKIDSPVDSLSRGMKQRLALARVLLHDPDLLLLDEPASGLDPRARIEVRELLVALKEMGKTIIISSHILHELSQLCTSIGIIEAGQFVTQGSLDQIYKRLELSRVVHVQIVGEMNGICQQIEQFEGVKSVSVQADRLAIQLQEDQMAVDELHARLAATGARIRMFQAEAMDMETVFMKLTEGKTA from the coding sequence ATGAGCATACAACCTCCAATGGTGGAAGTGAAAAATCTGTGGGTCCGCTATGGTAAATACGAAGCCGTCAAAGGGATTTCGTTTACGATTCCCAAAGGCGAAGTCTTCGGTTTCATCGGCCCCAACGGTGCCGGGAAGTCATCCACGATCAAAGTTCTGGCGACGCTGCAACGGGAGTATGAATGCGACGCAGTCAAAATCAACGGAGTTTCTGTGCATAAAGCACCGCATCTGATCCGCGAGATGATCGGCTACATGCCCGATTTCTTCGGCGTGTATGAAGACCTGACTGCCCGCGAGTATCTGCACTTTTTCGCCGCCGCCTATCGCATTAATCGCAGTCGACGCAAAGCAATTGTTGACGACGTGCTGGAATTGACCGATCTGACAGCGAAGATAGACTCGCCCGTTGACTCACTGTCGCGCGGAATGAAACAGCGACTGGCTCTGGCACGCGTCCTGCTGCACGATCCTGATCTGCTGCTGCTGGATGAACCAGCCAGTGGCCTGGATCCGCGGGCACGAATTGAAGTTCGCGAACTTCTGGTAGCCCTCAAAGAAATGGGGAAGACGATCATCATCTCCAGCCATATTCTGCACGAACTATCACAGCTTTGTACCAGTATCGGCATTATTGAGGCAGGTCAGTTTGTCACCCAGGGATCTCTGGATCAGATTTATAAACGACTTGAGCTCAGCCGGGTTGTTCACGTGCAGATTGTCGGTGAGATGAACGGGATCTGTCAGCAGATTGAACAATTCGAAGGAGTCAAGTCGGTTTCCGTGCAGGCGGACCGACTGGCAATTCAACTGCAGGAAGACCAGATGGCCGTCGATGAGTTGCATGCCCGACTGGCTGCGACGGGCGCCCGGATCCGCATGTTTCAGGCGGAAGCCATGGATATGGAAACGGTATTCATGAAGTTGACGGAGGGCAAGACGGCATGA
- a CDS encoding vWA domain-containing protein, translating into MNFWPGFYALQGAWFLLLLIPLLVFYFLKLKRPHQRVPSLALWSQVINDRRVNSPFQKFKRSILLLLQILLLLFLVLALMQPYIQSGAERAEYLPILIDCSASMAATDPETKKSRLDLAKERVNELIENMLPDQRISLVAVGSTARRLTDFTDNQRVLKKSLASLEVDDVPSQLEDALRMTQALSRTAPIKSVLFYSDGNFPQEIDFELPFELNYQLLPPAGVNVGITSMNARKNQAGTWDVFLRIENSKQADSSASVELIQDGQSVAREEIVLGPGESQRLEFSVDAGGASKIKAILTPAGADSLVADNEAYLTIPQSRQLLVYVDPELASYRYALDENSEMILYPQPDQSSAPAEYDLVISGAAKDMDREALIKLGVGFVPEELEKYIKLETELTEVVDWNRSSSLLRHVQLSDVQITQQPVWTENSGVENLEELGYEVLIHGKLGPLLLQKRTPTDQEFYFLFDTDRSTLPYRVGFPIMVSNLVQLTLQEAGIAETQAAATPVLPVVEYQPEQSYQIKPPVGKTMTVKSDANGVLSGIAALHVGTYNISGEGAKDAEIGVSLLNPLETSLVSVEKIQFSEVPVSAAAAQIDSDKPLWSEFALIAFFLLLLEWWYFQRKPSGVPT; encoded by the coding sequence ATGAATTTCTGGCCCGGATTTTACGCTCTGCAGGGTGCCTGGTTTCTATTGCTGCTGATTCCGCTGCTTGTGTTTTACTTTTTGAAACTCAAGCGACCGCATCAGCGCGTGCCTTCGCTGGCACTCTGGAGCCAGGTCATCAATGACCGTCGGGTGAATTCTCCTTTTCAGAAATTCAAACGCAGCATTCTGTTGCTGCTGCAGATCCTGTTACTGCTGTTCCTGGTTCTGGCTTTGATGCAGCCTTATATCCAGAGCGGGGCAGAACGGGCCGAATACCTGCCGATTCTGATCGACTGCTCCGCCAGTATGGCTGCGACCGATCCGGAAACAAAAAAGTCACGGCTGGATCTCGCCAAAGAGCGAGTGAATGAGCTGATCGAGAATATGCTGCCCGACCAGAGAATCTCGCTGGTCGCCGTCGGCTCGACTGCCCGTCGGCTGACTGATTTCACCGACAATCAGCGTGTTCTCAAAAAGTCGCTGGCATCACTCGAAGTAGATGATGTTCCCAGCCAGCTGGAAGACGCGCTGCGGATGACACAGGCACTCTCACGCACCGCCCCGATTAAATCTGTCCTCTTCTACTCCGATGGCAATTTCCCACAAGAGATCGACTTTGAACTCCCCTTTGAGCTGAATTACCAGCTGTTGCCTCCTGCTGGCGTGAATGTCGGAATCACCTCCATGAATGCCCGCAAAAATCAGGCGGGGACCTGGGATGTCTTCCTGCGAATCGAGAACTCAAAACAGGCAGACAGTTCCGCCTCCGTCGAACTGATCCAGGATGGACAGAGTGTGGCCCGGGAAGAGATTGTTCTGGGACCGGGAGAATCACAACGACTGGAATTCTCCGTTGATGCGGGAGGCGCTTCAAAAATCAAAGCCATCCTGACTCCTGCAGGCGCAGACAGTCTGGTCGCAGATAACGAAGCCTATCTGACCATTCCACAGTCTCGTCAACTTCTGGTTTATGTGGATCCTGAGTTAGCCAGCTATCGGTATGCATTGGATGAAAACTCCGAGATGATCCTTTATCCACAACCAGATCAAAGCTCAGCACCTGCGGAATACGATCTGGTCATTTCCGGTGCCGCTAAGGATATGGATCGTGAAGCATTAATCAAACTGGGAGTCGGCTTTGTACCGGAAGAGTTAGAGAAGTATATCAAGCTGGAAACGGAACTGACCGAAGTGGTGGACTGGAACCGCAGTTCATCGCTGCTCAGACACGTACAGTTAAGTGATGTCCAGATCACCCAGCAGCCGGTCTGGACGGAGAACTCCGGCGTAGAAAATCTGGAAGAACTGGGCTACGAAGTTCTGATTCACGGCAAACTGGGACCACTGTTACTGCAGAAAAGGACTCCCACCGATCAGGAATTCTATTTTCTGTTCGATACAGACCGTTCGACACTCCCTTATCGGGTTGGTTTTCCCATCATGGTTTCGAACCTGGTTCAGTTGACTCTGCAGGAGGCCGGAATCGCTGAAACTCAAGCCGCAGCAACACCGGTTTTACCGGTTGTGGAATACCAGCCGGAGCAGAGTTACCAGATTAAGCCCCCTGTCGGTAAGACGATGACAGTTAAGAGTGATGCGAATGGCGTGTTGTCCGGCATAGCGGCGCTCCACGTGGGCACTTACAACATCAGTGGCGAAGGTGCCAAAGATGCCGAAATTGGCGTGAGTTTATTGAACCCTCTGGAAACTTCTCTCGTTTCCGTAGAGAAGATCCAGTTCAGCGAAGTTCCGGTCAGCGCAGCGGCAGCGCAGATTGACAGCGATAAACCGCTCTGGAGTGAGTTTGCCCTGATCGCGTTTTTCCTGTTACTACTCGAATGGTGGTATTTCCAACGCAAACCATCGGGTGTTCCTACTTAA
- a CDS encoding DUF58 domain-containing protein: MAENSALTQYTPLFENKTLSMLERMRLNPTRRLTNRSRGEHLTGKGGSSTEFSDYRNYVAGDDVRYIDWNIFSRLNRPFMKQYQHEEEMHVVIILDASSSMDYEDKFERGKQLAAAFGVMGLLNFEKVSVYACNQRGNRPAQFPPSSGRVSMKRLFDFLTALEPGGDEPVEQAVEDVLRTHRGRGIAVILSDFESFGDLQRPLNMLFSAGLEIFGVQILAPSEVNPEINGDLRLVDSETGQTLDISSAGDLLGLYHEHRAMLEDHLSSLCRQRSGRFLSVNSGDSLEHVLFDQLRRKGWVR; the protein is encoded by the coding sequence GTGGCCGAGAATTCAGCCTTAACGCAGTATACCCCGCTGTTCGAAAACAAGACGTTATCGATGCTGGAGCGGATGCGCCTCAATCCGACCAGGCGGCTTACGAATCGAAGTCGAGGCGAACACCTGACCGGCAAAGGGGGATCGAGCACCGAGTTTTCTGATTATCGGAACTACGTGGCCGGCGATGATGTCCGCTACATCGACTGGAATATATTTTCGCGTCTGAATCGTCCCTTCATGAAACAGTATCAGCATGAAGAGGAAATGCACGTCGTCATCATCCTCGATGCCTCGTCTTCAATGGATTACGAAGACAAATTCGAACGGGGAAAACAACTGGCTGCAGCTTTCGGAGTCATGGGGCTGTTAAACTTTGAGAAGGTCAGCGTATATGCCTGTAATCAGCGGGGGAATCGTCCGGCCCAGTTTCCGCCCTCATCGGGTCGGGTCAGTATGAAACGACTGTTTGACTTTCTGACGGCTCTGGAACCAGGCGGAGATGAACCGGTCGAGCAGGCCGTGGAAGATGTGTTACGGACGCACCGTGGACGGGGGATCGCGGTCATTCTCTCTGATTTTGAATCTTTCGGTGATCTGCAGCGTCCTTTGAATATGTTATTCAGTGCAGGGCTGGAAATCTTCGGGGTTCAGATTCTGGCTCCTTCAGAAGTCAATCCGGAAATCAACGGGGACTTGCGTCTGGTCGACAGCGAGACAGGCCAGACTCTCGATATTTCCTCTGCAGGTGACCTGCTGGGGTTGTATCACGAGCACCGGGCCATGCTGGAAGACCACCTCTCATCCCTGTGTCGACAGCGTTCGGGACGTTTTCTGTCAGTCAACAGTGGCGATTCCCTGGAGCATGTTCTCTTTGATCAGCTGCGGCGGAAAGGATGGGTACGATGA